In Lentisphaera araneosa HTCC2155, the DNA window TCAGAGATTTTTATTCTCATCTACATGAGTTCCTGATAGATTTTTTTGCATCATTCCAATTAACAAATTTTTCTTTGCCTTCACGAGCTTTTAAAACTTCTTTGTGCCATGGTGGGGATTGAACTCCTTCTTCAGAATTTTGTAGTTCATTCCAAAGTTGTTCCATAGTTATAAGTTTTTCACTTAATGACATTTGCTTTATTTCTGCTAGTACATTCATAATTATGTCCGTTTTA includes these proteins:
- a CDS encoding addiction module protein, which encodes MNVLAEIKQMSLSEKLITMEQLWNELQNSEEGVQSPPWHKEVLKAREGKEKFVNWNDAKKSIRNSCR